One window from the genome of Paracoccus marcusii encodes:
- the trmB gene encoding tRNA (guanosine(46)-N7)-methyltransferase TrmB encodes MSDTSESGFDPNPPRRNFYGRRHGKTLRQSQKGYLSEDLGELRPRGITLQDNPERTPVDPAAIFGNDRPVWLEVGFGGGEHMVHMAATYPDINIIGCEPFINGVAMLLGKIRAAGVTNVSVHPGDARDLMDVLPDASVERAFLMYPDPWPKARHHRRRFVTPEHLRPLARVMRPGGIFRVASDIPDYIRQTREEVPPAGFETLDDTAVAWDDWISTRYEQKALREGRPPHYVTFRRL; translated from the coding sequence ATGAGCGACACATCCGAATCCGGCTTTGATCCGAACCCGCCCCGCCGCAACTTCTATGGACGGCGGCACGGCAAGACCCTGCGGCAAAGCCAGAAGGGCTATCTGTCCGAGGACCTGGGCGAGCTGCGGCCCCGCGGCATCACCCTGCAGGACAACCCGGAACGAACGCCGGTCGATCCTGCCGCGATCTTCGGCAACGACCGCCCCGTCTGGCTTGAGGTTGGCTTTGGCGGTGGCGAGCACATGGTCCACATGGCCGCCACTTATCCCGACATCAACATCATCGGGTGCGAGCCGTTCATCAACGGCGTCGCGATGCTGCTGGGAAAGATCCGGGCGGCGGGCGTGACGAATGTCAGCGTCCATCCGGGCGACGCGCGCGATCTGATGGATGTGCTGCCCGATGCCAGCGTCGAGCGCGCCTTCCTGATGTATCCGGATCCCTGGCCCAAGGCGCGCCACCATCGGCGGCGGTTCGTAACGCCCGAACACCTGCGCCCCCTGGCCCGCGTGATGCGCCCCGGCGGGATCTTTCGCGTCGCCAGCGACATCCCGGACTATATCCGTCAGACCCGCGAGGAGGTACCGCCCGCCGGGTTCGAGACGCTCGACGACACCGCTGTCGCATGGGACGACTGGATCAGCACCCGTTACGAGCAGAAGGCCCTGCGCGAGGGGCGTCCGCCCCATTACGTGACCTTTCGCCGTCTGTAA
- the glmS gene encoding glutamine--fructose-6-phosphate transaminase (isomerizing) produces the protein MCGIIGILGNHEVSPQLVDALKRLEYRGYDSAGVATVDGTGQLSRRRAVGKLVNLSDLLVHRPLTGHAGIGHTRWATHGAATEVNAHPHQSGPVAVVHNGIIENFRELRAELADRGIMPESQTDTETVALLTAHHLDQGLSPVEAARATLARLQGAFALAFLFQDQPDLLIAARKGSPLAVGHGDKEMYLGSDAVALAPFTDRITYLEDGDHAVLTRAGVQIWDAEGYQVHRATARIDVGATVIDRAGHRHFMAKEIAEQPVVIGDVLNHYVKGDRIVLPDGLDFADLDRVTLVGCGTAHLAGHVAKYWFEQLAGLPCDIDVASEFRYREPPLSDRSLFIAVSQSGETADTLAALHYARGKVARTVGLVNVGTSAIARDADMALPTLAGIEVSVASSKAFTCQLAVLAVLALKAAHDRGRLDDAALTAHLRDLRAIPALLAQALALSDDCRMQADWLAQARDVLYLGRGALYPVALEGALKLKELSYIHAEGYASGELKHGPIALIDGDVPVVVLAPHDALFDKTISNMQEVMARHGQVLLISDAAGIAAAGDGITASLALPTGGGVFQPILYAVPMQYLAYHTAVAKGTDVDQPRNLAKSVTVE, from the coding sequence ATGTGCGGCATCATCGGAATCCTGGGCAACCACGAGGTTTCCCCGCAGCTGGTCGATGCGCTGAAGCGGCTGGAATACCGCGGCTATGACAGCGCCGGCGTGGCGACCGTGGACGGGACCGGACAGCTGTCGCGCCGGCGCGCGGTGGGCAAGCTGGTCAACCTGTCGGACCTGCTGGTCCATCGACCGCTGACGGGGCATGCGGGTATCGGACACACGCGATGGGCCACCCATGGCGCCGCGACCGAGGTCAACGCCCATCCTCATCAGTCCGGCCCCGTCGCCGTCGTCCATAACGGCATCATCGAGAACTTTCGCGAACTGCGCGCCGAACTGGCCGATCGGGGCATTATGCCAGAATCGCAGACGGACACCGAAACCGTTGCGCTGCTGACCGCGCATCACCTGGATCAGGGCCTGTCGCCGGTGGAGGCCGCCCGTGCCACGCTGGCCCGCCTGCAGGGGGCCTTTGCGCTGGCCTTCCTGTTCCAGGATCAGCCCGACCTGCTGATCGCGGCCCGCAAGGGCAGCCCGCTGGCCGTGGGCCATGGCGACAAGGAGATGTATCTTGGTTCGGACGCGGTGGCGTTGGCGCCCTTCACGGACCGCATCACCTATCTGGAGGATGGCGACCATGCCGTTCTGACACGCGCGGGCGTGCAGATCTGGGACGCGGAGGGCTACCAGGTCCACCGCGCCACCGCCCGCATCGATGTCGGCGCGACCGTCATCGACCGTGCCGGGCACCGTCACTTTATGGCCAAGGAAATCGCCGAACAGCCGGTGGTGATCGGCGACGTGCTGAACCATTACGTCAAGGGCGACCGCATCGTCCTGCCGGACGGCCTGGATTTCGCGGACCTGGACCGGGTGACCCTGGTCGGCTGCGGCACCGCACATCTGGCGGGGCATGTGGCGAAATACTGGTTCGAACAGCTGGCGGGCCTGCCCTGCGACATCGATGTCGCCTCCGAATTCCGCTATCGCGAACCGCCCTTGTCGGATCGCAGCCTGTTCATCGCCGTCAGCCAGTCCGGAGAGACGGCGGATACGCTGGCCGCCCTGCATTATGCCCGCGGCAAGGTCGCGCGGACCGTGGGGCTGGTGAACGTGGGCACGTCGGCCATCGCGCGCGACGCCGACATGGCGTTGCCAACCCTGGCGGGGATCGAGGTCAGCGTGGCATCGTCCAAGGCCTTCACCTGCCAGCTGGCCGTGCTGGCCGTGCTGGCGCTGAAGGCGGCGCATGACCGTGGTCGGCTCGACGATGCCGCCCTGACGGCCCATCTGCGCGACCTGCGCGCCATCCCCGCGCTGCTGGCGCAGGCGCTGGCCCTGTCGGACGACTGCCGGATGCAGGCCGACTGGCTGGCGCAGGCCCGCGACGTCCTTTATCTGGGCCGGGGCGCATTGTACCCCGTCGCGCTGGAAGGCGCGCTCAAGCTCAAGGAGCTGAGCTACATCCACGCCGAGGGCTATGCCTCCGGAGAGCTGAAGCACGGCCCCATCGCGTTGATCGACGGCGACGTGCCGGTGGTGGTGCTGGCGCCGCATGACGCGCTGTTCGACAAGACCATCTCGAACATGCAGGAGGTGATGGCCCGTCACGGCCAGGTGCTGCTGATTTCGGACGCGGCGGGGATTGCGGCGGCGGGCGACGGCATCACGGCCAGCCTGGCCCTGCCCACCGGCGGCGGAGTGTTCCAGCCGATCCTCTATGCCGTGCCGATGCAGTACCTTGCCTATCACACGGCGGTCGCCAAGGGCACCGATGTCGATCAACCCCGCAACCTGGCAAAATCCGTCACCGTGGAATGA
- the glmU gene encoding bifunctional UDP-N-acetylglucosamine diphosphorylase/glucosamine-1-phosphate N-acetyltransferase GlmU, translating to MSEAGLAVVVLAAGQGSRMQSDLPKVLHRLGGVPLVGHALRAARNLQPEQIVVVTGHGADAVARAVAKLDPEAATVLQAEQLGTGHAVRQALPSLEGFEGRVIILYGDTPFIAQETLDELAAHPADLVVLGFEADDPGRYGRLVVTDRGLERIVEYKDADAATREIVLCNSGVMALQADLLRRLIVGLGNDNAAGEYYLTDLVALARAEGRRADVVICDEAETLGINTRAELAAAEAAFQARARAALMEDGVTLTDPGSVFLALDTVIGRDAVIGPNVVFGPGVTVESGAEILPFCHLEGCHVSEGATVGPFARLRPGAELGTDVHVGNFVEIKNAVLDEGVKVGHLTYLGDAHVGEHTNIGAGTITCNYDGVSKHRTTIGPRAFIGSDTMLVAPVHVGADAMTGSGSTITEDIPDGALAIGRARQVTKPGLATRLMAALRLKKEAR from the coding sequence ATGTCGGAAGCTGGATTGGCGGTCGTGGTTCTGGCGGCGGGACAGGGCAGCCGGATGCAATCGGACCTGCCCAAGGTCCTGCACCGTCTTGGCGGGGTGCCGCTGGTCGGGCATGCGCTGCGCGCGGCGCGCAACCTGCAGCCGGAACAGATCGTGGTCGTGACGGGCCACGGCGCGGACGCCGTCGCCCGGGCGGTGGCCAAGCTGGACCCCGAGGCCGCGACCGTGCTGCAGGCCGAACAGCTGGGCACCGGGCACGCCGTGCGCCAGGCACTGCCCAGCCTGGAAGGATTTGAGGGACGGGTGATCATCCTTTATGGTGACACCCCCTTCATCGCCCAGGAGACGCTGGACGAACTGGCAGCCCACCCCGCAGATCTGGTCGTTCTGGGCTTCGAGGCGGACGATCCCGGCCGCTATGGGCGGCTGGTCGTCACCGACCGCGGGCTGGAGCGTATCGTCGAGTACAAGGACGCCGACGCCGCGACCCGCGAGATCGTGCTGTGCAATTCCGGCGTCATGGCGCTGCAGGCCGATCTGTTGCGCCGCCTGATCGTGGGCCTGGGCAACGACAATGCCGCGGGCGAGTACTATCTGACCGACCTGGTGGCCCTGGCCCGCGCCGAAGGGCGTCGCGCCGACGTGGTGATCTGCGACGAGGCCGAGACGCTTGGCATCAACACCCGCGCCGAACTGGCCGCAGCCGAGGCCGCCTTCCAGGCCCGTGCCCGTGCGGCGCTGATGGAAGACGGGGTGACCCTGACCGATCCGGGCAGCGTCTTTTTGGCGCTGGACACGGTCATCGGGCGCGACGCCGTGATCGGGCCCAACGTCGTCTTCGGCCCCGGCGTGACGGTGGAATCGGGCGCCGAGATCCTGCCCTTTTGCCATCTGGAGGGTTGCCATGTCAGTGAAGGGGCCACCGTCGGACCCTTCGCCCGTCTGCGCCCCGGCGCCGAACTGGGCACGGATGTCCATGTCGGCAACTTCGTCGAGATCAAGAACGCCGTCCTGGACGAGGGCGTCAAGGTCGGCCACCTGACCTATCTGGGCGACGCCCATGTGGGCGAGCACACGAATATCGGCGCTGGTACCATCACCTGCAATTACGACGGCGTCTCCAAGCATCGGACCACGATCGGCCCGCGCGCCTTCATCGGCAGCGACACGATGCTGGTGGCCCCCGTCCATGTCGGTGCGGATGCCATGACCGGATCGGGCAGCACCATCACCGAGGACATCCCCGACGGCGCCCTGGCCATCGGCCGGGCCCGCCAGGTCACGAAACCGGGCCTGGCGACCCGCCTGATGGCGGCGCTGCGGCTGAAGAAGGAGGCGCGCTGA